Below is a window of Deltaproteobacteria bacterium DNA.
GAATAAATAATTGATCACGGTTTTGTGCCCGGCGCGAAGGGCCGCCTGGTTGCTCATTTCCTGCACCATGAGGGCAGAAAAGATGGCTCCTCCAGGCATGGGAAGAAGCCCGATTATGGCCGGAAAGAGGGCCAGATTCAGGCGAATGTTTTGGCTGATTCCCCTGAAGGAGTCCAGAAGTCGTGTCATTTGCCCGGTTTTCTCCATTGAGTGGCTTAGGATCAGAATCAGAGTGATCACAACAAAGAGTACAACCGTACGTTCTGCGATAAGGGAGTCAACAATGGAGGTTCCTATTTGCCAGGCAGAAAGACGAAACCACAGGCCAAGCAGGATGGATGCTGCCACCAAAGCCGTGCCAAGAGAAAGCTTTTGTCTTATCAGGACGATGATGAAGACAAAAACTACCGCAAGTTTGATGATGGCAGATATGTTAAACAAGACATGCATGGCAGAGCTTCATTAACTACTTACTCCTCCTTCGGAACTTTCAGGCTACACGGCACGAGGACTTGGCATTTACCGCAGACATGGGTTGTCTTTTCAAGGCCCGCTAGTTCCTCTGTCTGGTCGCGATTGGATTTCAGGCGCTCCCAGCAAAGTTTGCGGTCGATGCCTGATTCGGACACCGCTCCCACCGGACAACGTTTGACGCACACAAGGCATTTATGGCCATTTTTGTGCAGGCATAGTTCTTTTTCTCTGATCAGGGGGCTGTCGCCAAATTCGGCATCGGTCACCAGACTGCCTAATCGTCCGGCGCATCCGGAGGGTGTGATAAGCTGAGCGTTCACCCCGAAGCGTCCTAGGCCTGTAAGATATCCCAGGTGCTTGTGAGACCATCGGGAGACGAGCTTTACATGGTCGAAATTGTGTGTAGCCGGAGTCAATTCGGCTTTGTATCCCCGGTCTTCAAGATGATGCCGGATATGTCCGCACAGGTTTTTGATGAGCCGATTTGTGGACTCATAGGTAAGCCCCCAGTTCCGGCAGGGGATTTCCCCTTTGTGGTTTTCAACCGCCAGCTCTTTTACAAATGGCACGAAAAAAACCACTACCGATTTGGCCGAGGGCAGTAAGTCCTGTGGCAGGGCGTGATCCTCTGCGGCGATGCGGGGCAGTATGTCGAAGCGATCGTCTGCTTTAGCTGTCGCCAGAAGCGGCTTCCGCCAGAGATTTCGTTCTCCGGTTGTTTCGGGGTATGCAGTTACATAATCGTCAATTAGGATTCTGAGATCGTTAGGAGTTACTGATTCATTCATTATTTCCTCTGAATAATATTGTTAACGGATACACCGTTGCCAATAAGACCTTAAGGTTAACGATGTCATTGAATTCAGCATGTTTTTACTTATAACCCAAGGTTCACCAGCCGCGGCTTTTTACGGTCTGATGAAATCTTTAGTTATGTGAAGCTTTATCTTCTTTTTCAAACAGGTATGAAACATATC
It encodes the following:
- a CDS encoding epoxyqueuosine reductase: MNESVTPNDLRILIDDYVTAYPETTGERNLWRKPLLATAKADDRFDILPRIAAEDHALPQDLLPSAKSVVVFFVPFVKELAVENHKGEIPCRNWGLTYESTNRLIKNLCGHIRHHLEDRGYKAELTPATHNFDHVKLVSRWSHKHLGYLTGLGRFGVNAQLITPSGCAGRLGSLVTDAEFGDSPLIREKELCLHKNGHKCLVCVKRCPVGAVSESGIDRKLCWERLKSNRDQTEELAGLEKTTHVCGKCQVLVPCSLKVPKEE